A portion of the Hoylesella buccalis ATCC 35310 genome contains these proteins:
- a CDS encoding S-adenosylmethionine:tRNA ribosyltransferase-isomerase, whose translation MDTKHIHISDYQYDLPDDRIAKFPIAQRDHSKLLLYNQGKVGEDVFYHLKNHLPQGALMIFNNTKVIQARMYFMKSTGARIEVFLMEPAAPTDYEQIFQTRGHCAWYCMIGNLKKWKEGALTRSYEIKGRSLTLTITKKSQHKEDQAEGNLLLSAPATHHWVEFDWDAEDISFSEILEDMGELPIPPYLNRETQESDKTTYQTVYSKIKGSVAAPTAGLHFTNDVLKSLDEHGIDREEVTLHVGAGTFKPVKSQEIEDHDMHTEYICVHQQTLEKLLRHDASAIAVGTTSVRTLESLYYMGVYLSVHPDASEAELHVNQWAPYERMREDGTTEQLDGGLIDGITPMQAIQNVLNYLKRNQLGALHSSTQIIIAPGYEYKIVKMLITNFHQPQSTLLLLVSAFVHGDWRKIYDYALAHDFRFLSYGDSSLLIP comes from the coding sequence ATGGATACAAAACATATACATATTAGTGATTATCAGTACGATTTGCCCGACGATCGTATTGCAAAATTTCCTATAGCGCAGCGCGATCACAGTAAACTGCTTTTGTACAATCAAGGCAAAGTGGGCGAGGATGTGTTCTATCACCTGAAGAATCATCTCCCACAGGGAGCTTTGATGATTTTCAACAACACCAAAGTCATCCAGGCGCGAATGTACTTTATGAAGAGTACAGGCGCCAGGATAGAGGTGTTCTTGATGGAACCAGCTGCTCCAACTGATTACGAACAGATTTTCCAGACAAGGGGTCACTGTGCGTGGTACTGCATGATTGGCAATTTGAAGAAATGGAAAGAAGGGGCTCTTACTCGTTCTTACGAAATAAAGGGTCGCAGTCTTACGCTGACCATAACCAAGAAAAGTCAGCATAAAGAGGATCAGGCAGAGGGAAATCTACTGCTGTCCGCACCTGCTACTCACCATTGGGTTGAGTTTGATTGGGATGCAGAAGATATTAGTTTTTCCGAAATATTAGAAGATATGGGCGAGCTGCCCATTCCTCCTTACCTCAATCGGGAGACACAAGAGAGCGACAAGACCACTTATCAGACCGTGTATTCCAAGATAAAAGGGTCGGTGGCAGCTCCAACGGCAGGTCTTCATTTTACCAACGATGTGCTCAAGTCGTTAGACGAGCATGGCATCGACAGAGAAGAGGTAACCCTTCACGTCGGAGCCGGAACGTTTAAACCCGTGAAGAGTCAAGAGATAGAAGACCATGACATGCACACCGAGTATATCTGCGTACATCAACAAACATTGGAGAAACTGTTGCGACACGATGCAAGTGCCATCGCAGTGGGTACAACCAGTGTGCGGACATTGGAAAGTTTGTATTACATGGGCGTGTATTTGTCGGTACATCCCGATGCCTCAGAAGCCGAGTTACATGTCAATCAATGGGCTCCTTACGAGAGAATGCGAGAGGATGGAACGACGGAACAGTTGGATGGGGGATTGATAGACGGTATCACGCCCATGCAAGCGATACAAAACGTTCTCAACTATCTCAAGCGAAATCAATTAGGAGCCTTGCACAGCTCAACTCAAATCATCATCGCACCAGGCTATGAATACAAAATTGTGAAGATGTTGATTACCAACTTCCATCAGCCACAGAGCACGCTGTTGCTGCTGGTCAGCGCATTCGTTCATGGCGACTGGCGTAAGATTTACGACTATGCGCTGGCACACGATTTCCGCTTTCTCAGCTATGGAGACAGCAGTCTGCTGATTCCTTAA
- a CDS encoding phosphatase PAP2 family protein — protein MNIQALTDLDHQLLFALNGSDSLFLDGMMMTLTSSVTWIPLYVALIYLVIKNNETMTQIFLVIGFAALCLLLSSGMADAFIKPLVGRIRPCNDLMLKYQIDVVDQYRPRTFSFFSGHASNTFSIALFLCLLVRSSLFSFFMISWSLLNAYTRLYLGVHYPSDVLVGFAWATVVGFSTYWMYCRVNRKLSANTNYISSQYTQTGYNYKDVHLVILVMSVSYMYAIFRGLVLFT, from the coding sequence TTGAATATACAAGCATTAACCGACCTGGATCATCAACTGCTGTTTGCACTGAACGGTTCTGACTCATTGTTTCTGGATGGAATGATGATGACCTTAACCTCCAGTGTGACGTGGATTCCTCTGTATGTCGCCTTGATTTATCTTGTTATCAAGAACAATGAGACGATGACACAGATATTTCTCGTCATTGGTTTTGCCGCCTTGTGCTTGCTCCTTTCATCGGGAATGGCCGATGCCTTCATCAAACCTTTGGTGGGTAGGATTCGTCCTTGTAACGATCTGATGCTGAAATACCAAATCGACGTGGTTGACCAATATCGTCCGCGGACTTTTAGTTTCTTTTCAGGTCATGCGTCCAACACGTTTTCTATTGCCCTGTTTCTCTGTCTGTTAGTCAGGAGTAGTTTGTTCAGCTTCTTTATGATCTCATGGTCTCTGCTCAATGCCTACACCAGACTGTACTTAGGTGTGCATTATCCAAGTGACGTACTGGTGGGATTCGCTTGGGCAACCGTCGTTGGATTCAGTACCTATTGGATGTATTGTCGGGTGAATCGAAAGCTCTCGGCCAATACGAATTACATCTCGAGTCAGTACACCCAAACGGGGTATAACTATAAGGACGTTCATCTTGTTATCTTAGTGATGTCTGTATCTTACATGTATGCTATATTTAGAGGATTAGTGTTGTTTACTTAA
- a CDS encoding BatD family protein, giving the protein MNKKRMKLYLNYIFITILIGALCPLVGNAQSITVSVPSHVSVGENFRLSYTINTQEVDDFRAGNIPDAIEVIAGPYTSSQSSFQMVNGHTSSSSSITYTYTLYASKNGTYTIPPARARINGKTITSRAAKVTVSGTARQNNGAPQMHDDYAGEAQMRKAGSKISGNDLFIKVSANKRRVHEQEPILLTYKVYTLVDLTQLEGKMPDLTGFHTQEIKLPQQKNFHVEKVNGKNYRCVTWSQYVMYPQVTGKLEIPSITFKGIVVQQNRAVDPFEAFFNGGSGYVEVKRNIVAPGLTVQVDPLPKRPSDFSGGVGKFNLSASVNHTEVKAGEPISLRVVVGGVGNLKLIKQPDVAFPKDFDKYDAKITDKTKLTANGVEGNMIYDILAVPRNQGQYDIPPIAFTYYDTGLNAYKTIKTQAFKINVKKGDGKGSSLADYRQEKANDIRGLKLQNVRMHRVDEFFFGSPQYWVSLLVPLLAFIILLVVFRKRALDHADIVKMRGKKANKVATKRLKKARNLMEQNKQAEFYDEVLHALWGYVSDKLNMPVEQLSRENIADNLQRQAVDNKTIDTFISALDECEFERYAPGDPSGNMNKTIDSAMTAIMEIENVMKTSSKHKNNSAVRGKTFLLCVLTVFVSLSASGITKENADTEYKRGNYQQAIKDYEELLKKGVNADLYYNLGNAYYRTDNITQAILAYERALMLSPGDDDIRFNLQFASSKTIDKITPESEMFFVTWYHSLVNFTSVDNWAVMAIASIVLVLLLVLMFLFGPNVMLRKIGFYGGCLFFILFVFCNFFAYQQKYNLQNRKAAIVIAPSVTVKKTPANGSADEFVIHEGTKVDITDKGLNDWRGIRLADGREGWLRTRQIEEI; this is encoded by the coding sequence ATGAATAAGAAAAGGATGAAGCTATATCTCAATTATATATTTATCACCATACTCATTGGTGCGTTATGCCCACTGGTTGGCAACGCACAATCCATCACCGTGTCGGTGCCATCTCATGTGTCAGTAGGAGAGAACTTCAGGCTGTCGTACACCATCAACACACAAGAGGTAGATGATTTCAGAGCTGGTAACATCCCAGATGCTATCGAGGTGATTGCCGGACCGTACACATCCAGCCAGTCGAGCTTTCAAATGGTCAACGGTCATACCAGTAGTTCGTCATCCATCACTTACACCTATACGTTGTATGCCTCAAAGAACGGTACTTACACCATACCGCCTGCAAGAGCACGCATCAACGGAAAGACCATTACGTCGAGAGCGGCGAAAGTGACTGTGTCAGGTACCGCACGACAGAACAATGGTGCGCCTCAGATGCACGATGATTATGCTGGAGAGGCACAAATGAGAAAGGCTGGGAGCAAGATATCGGGTAACGATTTGTTCATCAAGGTGAGTGCCAACAAGCGAAGAGTGCATGAACAGGAACCTATCCTGCTGACCTATAAAGTATATACGCTCGTTGATTTGACACAACTGGAGGGTAAGATGCCCGACTTGACAGGCTTTCACACGCAGGAAATCAAGTTGCCACAGCAGAAAAACTTCCATGTAGAAAAGGTCAATGGGAAAAACTATCGCTGTGTTACGTGGAGCCAGTATGTCATGTATCCGCAAGTAACGGGAAAATTAGAGATACCAAGCATCACCTTCAAAGGTATCGTTGTCCAACAGAATAGGGCCGTCGATCCCTTTGAAGCGTTCTTCAACGGAGGCTCTGGTTATGTGGAAGTAAAACGCAACATCGTGGCACCGGGGCTGACGGTGCAGGTAGACCCATTGCCAAAGCGTCCATCAGATTTCTCTGGTGGGGTGGGAAAATTCAACCTTTCAGCTTCAGTCAATCACACGGAAGTGAAGGCGGGCGAACCCATATCCCTGCGTGTTGTCGTGGGAGGCGTAGGTAATCTGAAACTGATTAAACAGCCAGACGTTGCATTCCCCAAAGACTTTGACAAGTATGATGCGAAGATAACGGATAAAACTAAATTGACGGCAAATGGTGTTGAAGGCAACATGATTTATGACATACTGGCGGTTCCCAGAAATCAGGGACAGTATGACATACCTCCCATTGCGTTTACTTATTACGACACAGGCCTGAATGCCTACAAAACCATCAAGACACAGGCTTTCAAGATCAACGTGAAGAAGGGTGATGGCAAAGGCTCTTCGCTGGCTGACTATCGACAGGAGAAGGCTAACGACATCAGAGGACTCAAACTGCAAAATGTGAGAATGCACCGTGTGGATGAGTTCTTCTTTGGCTCTCCGCAATATTGGGTGAGTTTGTTGGTGCCGCTGTTGGCATTTATCATCTTGTTAGTTGTGTTCCGCAAACGTGCTTTAGACCATGCAGACATTGTGAAAATGCGTGGTAAGAAAGCCAACAAAGTGGCGACCAAGCGACTGAAGAAAGCCAGAAACCTCATGGAACAGAATAAACAAGCCGAGTTCTATGATGAAGTGTTGCATGCCTTGTGGGGATATGTCAGTGATAAATTGAACATGCCGGTCGAACAGCTGTCACGTGAGAATATCGCTGACAATTTGCAACGGCAGGCTGTTGATAACAAAACTATTGATACATTTATCTCGGCACTGGATGAATGTGAGTTTGAAAGATATGCCCCTGGCGATCCATCGGGTAATATGAATAAGACGATTGACTCAGCCATGACCGCGATTATGGAAATAGAAAATGTGATGAAAACGAGCTCAAAACATAAAAACAATTCGGCAGTGCGTGGCAAAACATTCCTGTTGTGTGTGTTGACGGTGTTCGTTTCACTTTCAGCTTCGGGCATCACCAAGGAGAACGCCGATACCGAATATAAACGAGGCAATTATCAGCAGGCTATCAAGGATTATGAGGAATTGCTCAAAAAAGGCGTCAATGCTGACTTGTACTATAATTTGGGTAACGCATACTATCGTACAGATAACATCACCCAGGCCATCCTTGCCTACGAACGTGCGCTGATGCTGTCTCCGGGTGACGATGACATTCGTTTCAATTTGCAGTTTGCCAGCTCAAAAACCATTGACAAAATTACCCCAGAGAGTGAAATGTTCTTCGTTACTTGGTATCACTCATTGGTCAATTTTACAAGTGTTGACAACTGGGCTGTCATGGCAATTGCGTCCATTGTATTGGTGTTGTTGCTAGTACTCATGTTTCTCTTTGGTCCCAACGTAATGTTGCGAAAGATTGGCTTTTATGGCGGATGCTTGTTCTTTATCCTCTTTGTTTTCTGTAACTTCTTTGCTTATCAGCAGAAGTATAATCTTCAGAACAGGAAGGCAGCCATCGTCATTGCTCCTTCCGTCACGGTCAAGAAGACACCAGCTAATGGTAGTGCAGACGAGTTTGTCATCCATGAGGGCACCAAGGTGGACATTACAGACAAAGGACTCAACGATTGGCGTGGCATCCGCCTGGCTGATGGGCGAGAAGGGTGGTTGCGAACCCGTCAGATAGAAGAAATATAA
- a CDS encoding tetratricopeptide repeat protein, which produces MNNTLIRYMLGLFVMALCATNVYAQSDRQFIRSGNKLYRSQNYAKAEAEYRKAIAQNGQNPQALYNLGCALMMQQKDSAAIVQYENAGKLENSKSRKAKIFHNIGVICQNHQMYGEAIEAYKESLRNNPDDNETRYNLALCKRQQKNQKQNGGEQKKKDDQNGKDKQKKDDQQQKQQDQQQQQKNKPKDRMSKENAEQLLNAATQQEKATQQRMKKAMRQSGKKKLKKNW; this is translated from the coding sequence ATGAATAATACATTAATCAGATATATGCTGGGCTTGTTTGTCATGGCTTTGTGTGCGACAAACGTGTATGCGCAGAGTGACCGGCAGTTTATTCGCTCGGGCAACAAGCTGTATCGGTCGCAAAATTACGCCAAGGCAGAAGCTGAATATCGTAAAGCCATTGCACAAAATGGTCAAAATCCACAAGCTTTGTACAATCTTGGATGTGCGCTGATGATGCAGCAGAAAGATTCTGCGGCGATTGTGCAATATGAAAATGCGGGGAAGTTGGAGAACAGTAAATCCAGAAAGGCGAAGATATTTCATAACATTGGGGTGATTTGTCAGAATCATCAAATGTATGGAGAGGCGATTGAAGCCTATAAAGAGAGTCTTCGTAACAATCCGGATGACAACGAGACGCGCTACAACCTGGCTCTTTGCAAACGCCAACAGAAGAATCAAAAGCAGAATGGTGGCGAGCAAAAGAAGAAAGACGATCAGAATGGTAAGGATAAACAGAAGAAAGATGATCAGCAGCAAAAGCAACAGGATCAGCAACAACAGCAAAAGAACAAGCCGAAAGATCGGATGAGTAAGGAGAATGCGGAGCAACTCTTAAATGCAGCCACGCAGCAAGAAAAGGCCACACAGCAACGCATGAAGAAAGCCATGCGGCAGTCGGGCAAGAAGAAGCTGAAGAAGAATTGGTAA
- a CDS encoding VWA domain-containing protein — protein MVRFEDPIYLWLLVLIPLLALVRFMGYRRRRQKLKKFGDPELLKLQMADTSKYRPSVKFWLLQAALALLIIMFARPQMGSKISNEKRRGIETIIALDISNSMMAEDVVPSRLAKSKLMVENLVDNFTNDKIGLVVFAGEAFVQLPITSDYVSAKMFLQNADPSLITTQGTNIAQAIRLSMSSFTQQDKVGRAIILITDGEDHEGEALEAAEEARKKGINVYILGVGETKGAPIPTPDGGYMTDDRGQTVMTALNEKMCQEVAKAGEGTYIHVDNTSDAQKQLNDELAKLQKGETNSVIYSEYDEQFQAFAILALLLLILEICILESKNPMLSKVRLFKKKENREG, from the coding sequence ATGGTAAGATTTGAAGACCCGATATATCTTTGGCTATTAGTCCTGATTCCACTATTGGCATTGGTTCGTTTTATGGGCTATCGCCGAAGAAGACAGAAATTAAAGAAGTTTGGTGACCCCGAACTCTTGAAGTTGCAGATGGCCGATACCTCGAAGTATCGTCCGTCTGTCAAGTTCTGGTTGTTGCAGGCTGCACTGGCTTTGCTTATCATCATGTTTGCACGGCCACAGATGGGGTCGAAGATATCCAACGAGAAACGCAGAGGCATAGAAACCATCATCGCCTTGGATATATCAAACTCCATGATGGCAGAAGACGTGGTTCCGTCGAGATTGGCCAAGAGTAAGCTGATGGTAGAAAACTTGGTGGACAACTTTACCAACGACAAAATAGGGCTTGTGGTGTTTGCCGGAGAGGCCTTTGTGCAACTGCCCATTACGAGTGATTACGTTAGTGCGAAGATGTTTCTGCAGAATGCTGATCCCTCACTCATCACCACCCAAGGCACTAATATAGCACAGGCCATCCGCTTGTCCATGAGCAGCTTCACGCAACAAGATAAAGTGGGGCGTGCCATCATCTTGATTACCGACGGTGAAGACCATGAAGGCGAGGCGTTGGAGGCTGCTGAAGAAGCTCGGAAGAAAGGCATCAACGTATATATATTAGGTGTAGGTGAAACCAAAGGCGCTCCCATTCCAACACCAGATGGCGGCTATATGACTGATGATAGGGGACAAACCGTCATGACAGCCTTGAACGAGAAGATGTGTCAAGAAGTGGCTAAGGCTGGTGAAGGAACCTACATACACGTTGACAACACGAGCGATGCGCAGAAGCAATTGAATGACGAGCTGGCCAAACTGCAGAAAGGTGAAACCAACAGTGTCATTTATAGTGAATATGACGAGCAGTTTCAGGCTTTTGCCATTCTGGCTCTCCTGTTGTTGATACTTGAAATATGCATATTGGAAAGCAAAAATCCAATGCTGAGTAAGGTTCGGCTGTTCAAAAAAAAGGAGAATAGAGAAGGATGA
- a CDS encoding vWA domain-containing protein, whose protein sequence is MEFVNKEYFLLLLLLIPYVVWYFLYRKKSEPTMRMSDTHAYLFAPKSWRMRLIHLPMVLRCVTFILVVCVLARPQTRNSWDQRSVEGIDIMLAMDVSTSMLAEDLRPNRLEAAKNVAAEFISGRPNDNIGLTIFAGESFTQCPMTTDHASLLNLLRNVRTDIAARGLISDGTAVGMGLANAVSRLKDSKAKSKVVILITDGSNNMGDISPMTSAQIAQSLGIRVYTIGVGTNKVAPYPMNVGGTTQYVNIPVEIDSKTLSDIAAVTEGNFYRATNNKELKQIYNDIDKLEKTKMEVKKFSKRYEAFQPFALAAIISLLLELLLRNTVLRRIP, encoded by the coding sequence GTGGAATTTGTAAATAAAGAATATTTTCTACTGCTGTTGCTGCTCATTCCCTATGTGGTATGGTACTTCCTTTATCGCAAGAAGAGTGAGCCAACCATGCGAATGAGCGATACGCATGCTTATCTGTTCGCACCCAAAAGCTGGCGAATGCGGCTGATTCATCTGCCTATGGTGCTTCGGTGCGTCACCTTCATCCTGGTGGTGTGCGTGCTGGCTCGGCCACAAACGCGCAACTCTTGGGATCAGCGTTCTGTCGAAGGTATTGATATCATGCTGGCCATGGACGTTTCTACGTCTATGTTGGCAGAGGACTTGAGGCCCAATAGATTGGAAGCGGCCAAGAATGTTGCTGCCGAATTTATTTCTGGCAGGCCCAATGACAACATCGGACTGACGATATTTGCTGGTGAATCGTTCACCCAATGCCCCATGACAACCGATCATGCCTCGCTCTTGAACCTGTTGCGAAATGTTCGTACTGACATCGCTGCGCGTGGATTGATTTCTGATGGTACGGCCGTGGGAATGGGATTGGCAAATGCTGTTTCACGTTTGAAAGACTCCAAGGCCAAGAGTAAAGTGGTGATTCTCATCACCGATGGTAGCAACAACATGGGTGACATCTCGCCGATGACCAGTGCACAGATTGCTCAGAGCTTGGGCATCAGGGTGTATACCATTGGCGTAGGAACCAACAAGGTGGCTCCTTATCCCATGAATGTGGGCGGGACGACACAATATGTGAACATTCCGGTGGAGATAGATTCAAAGACCTTGAGTGACATCGCCGCTGTGACGGAAGGCAACTTCTACAGGGCAACCAATAACAAGGAATTGAAACAGATTTACAACGATATAGACAAGTTGGAGAAAACCAAGATGGAAGTCAAGAAATTCTCCAAGCGTTATGAAGCTTTTCAGCCATTCGCTTTAGCGGCCATCATCAGCTTGCTGTTGGAACTGCTGCTGAGAAATACGGTTTTGCGTCGTATTCCTTAA
- a CDS encoding DUF58 domain-containing protein, which yields MDTSEILKKVRKIEIKTRGLSQNIFAGQYHTAFKGHGMAFSEVREYQFGDDVRDIDWNVTARFNRPYIKVFEEERELTVMLLIDVSGSLDFGTKKQTKREMATEIAATLAFSAIQNNDKIGVIFFSDRIEKYIPPKKGRKHILYIIREMLDFEPESKKTDVAMAIEYLTRMMKRRCTACVLSDFYIRHDAKEYDRFEHAMNIANHKHDMVAVQIYDPRAKNLPNIGLMKICDAETGHEMIIDTSSAKLRRAHTAYWMERNAQLKQTFAKSGVDWTSVATDEDYVKAMMRLFAQRGV from the coding sequence ATGGATACAAGTGAAATCTTAAAAAAGGTAAGGAAAATTGAGATCAAGACTCGCGGACTGAGTCAGAATATCTTTGCAGGGCAGTATCATACTGCCTTCAAAGGGCATGGTATGGCTTTCTCGGAAGTGAGAGAATACCAGTTTGGGGATGATGTCCGTGATATTGATTGGAATGTCACCGCCCGCTTTAACCGTCCCTACATCAAGGTGTTTGAAGAGGAACGTGAGCTCACGGTGATGCTGCTCATCGACGTTTCCGGCTCTTTGGATTTTGGAACTAAGAAGCAAACCAAAAGAGAGATGGCCACTGAGATTGCTGCCACACTTGCCTTTAGCGCCATACAGAACAATGACAAGATTGGTGTAATCTTCTTTTCAGACAGAATAGAGAAATATATCCCGCCCAAGAAAGGACGCAAACATATTCTCTACATCATACGCGAGATGTTGGATTTTGAGCCAGAGAGCAAGAAGACTGATGTTGCCATGGCCATAGAATACCTCACGCGAATGATGAAACGACGCTGCACGGCCTGCGTGTTAAGCGACTTCTACATCCGTCACGATGCCAAAGAATACGATCGCTTCGAGCATGCCATGAATATTGCAAACCATAAACACGACATGGTTGCCGTGCAAATATACGACCCACGTGCCAAAAACCTGCCAAACATTGGCCTGATGAAAATATGTGACGCAGAGACGGGGCATGAGATGATAATAGATACCTCGTCGGCCAAACTGCGCCGCGCCCATACGGCTTATTGGATGGAACGCAATGCCCAACTCAAGCAAACGTTTGCCAAAAGTGGGGTAGATTGGACGAGTGTGGCAACGGACGAAGACTATGTGAAGGCCATGATGCGACTTTTCGCACAGCGTGGCGTTTAA
- a CDS encoding AAA family ATPase: MAEAIDIRELNMRIEQQSGFVTDLVRGMDQVIIGQKHLVDSLLISLLSDGHILLEGVPGLAKTLAIKTLAQLIEADYSRIQFTPDLLPADVIGTLIYSQKEEKFQVKKGPVFANFVLADEINRAPAKVQSALLEAMQEHQVTIGENTFKLPNPFLVMATQNPIEQEGTYELPEAQVDRFMLKVVIDYPTLEEEKLIIRENLQGAMPQVTPVTTAEEILKARTIVNEVYIDEKIEQYIADIVFATRYPERYQLLELKDMITFGGSPRASINLAKAARAYAFIKHRGYVVPEDVRAVAHDVLRHRIGLSYEAEASNMTSEEIVSKIINKIEVP; this comes from the coding sequence ATGGCAGAAGCTATTGATATTCGTGAGTTAAACATGCGGATAGAACAACAGAGCGGTTTTGTGACCGACCTTGTTCGAGGTATGGATCAAGTCATCATCGGTCAGAAACATTTGGTTGATTCTTTATTGATTTCCTTGCTCAGCGATGGACACATCTTGTTGGAAGGTGTTCCTGGATTGGCCAAGACACTGGCCATCAAAACGCTGGCCCAATTGATAGAAGCAGACTACAGTCGAATTCAGTTTACACCCGACTTGTTGCCTGCCGACGTGATTGGTACCCTGATTTATTCGCAGAAGGAAGAGAAGTTTCAAGTGAAAAAGGGTCCGGTGTTCGCCAACTTCGTCTTGGCAGATGAGATTAACCGAGCACCAGCAAAGGTGCAGAGTGCTTTGCTGGAAGCCATGCAGGAACACCAGGTGACCATTGGTGAAAACACCTTTAAGTTACCTAATCCGTTCCTGGTGATGGCCACGCAGAACCCCATTGAGCAAGAAGGTACTTATGAACTCCCCGAAGCTCAGGTAGACCGTTTCATGCTGAAGGTGGTCATTGATTATCCTACCTTGGAAGAGGAGAAACTCATCATCCGTGAGAATCTTCAAGGTGCCATGCCGCAGGTCACGCCCGTGACCACTGCGGAGGAAATTCTCAAGGCTCGTACCATTGTCAACGAAGTGTATATCGACGAAAAAATTGAACAGTATATCGCTGACATCGTTTTTGCTACCCGATATCCCGAGCGTTATCAACTGCTTGAACTGAAAGACATGATTACGTTCGGCGGTTCGCCGCGCGCCTCCATTAACCTGGCCAAGGCTGCCCGCGCATACGCTTTCATCAAACATCGCGGATACGTTGTTCCTGAAGATGTGAGAGCGGTGGCACACGACGTGCTGCGTCATCGCATCGGATTGTCGTACGAGGCAGAAGCCAGCAACATGACATCAGAGGAAATCGTGTCGAAAATCATCAACAAGATAGAAGTGCCCTAG